The Obesumbacterium proteus DNA window CGGTGTTAAAGGCATAGGCGGCAATAATTAAAATCGGGAAGTGTAAAAACACTAACCCACCCCACGCGGCGATTTTTAGTCCCCACGGTGCAGCGTTGAGATCAGAGCGCATCGAAAGCCCCCAAACGTTTCACGATGGTTAGATAGATAGCAATCAGCACGATAGGCACCAGCGTGAAGGCCGCGGCCATCGGCATATTGCCAATCGCCCCTTGCTGGGCATATACCATGCTGCCGATGAAGTAACCGGGAGGCCCCACCAGCTGCGGCACAATGAAGTCACCTAGCGTGAGGGAGAAGGTAAAAATCGATCCTGCGGCAATGCCTGGAATCGCCAAGGGCAGCACGATATGACGGAAAGTTTGCACCGGACGCGCACCGAGATCCGCAGAGGCTTGTAATAGCGTTGGCGGCAAACGTTCTAGCGCGGCCTGAATCGGCAAAATCATGAACGGCAGCCAGATGTAAACAAACACCATGAAGCGCCCAAGGCCTGACGTTGACAGCGTGCTGCCGCCAATATCGGGGATCCCCAGCACCCACGCCAGTACCGGTTCCAATCCCATATAATGCAGGAACCATTGCGCGACGCCGTCTTTCGCTAACAACAGCGTCCACGCATACACTTTGACGATATAGCTGGCCCACATCGGCATCATAATGGCGATGTAGAAGAAGGCTTTGCTACGGCCACTGGTGTAACGCGCCATGTAGTACGCAATGGGAAATGCCAGCAGTCCACAGGCCAGAGAAACCAAAATCGCCATCGTTAACGTGCGCACAATGATGTCGTAATTCGATGGGTTGAACAGCGCCTTGAGGTTGTCGAGCGTGAAATCCGGCGTTACCGTCATGGTGAAATCATCAAAGGTATATGCCCCCTGCCACAGCAAGGTGAACAATGACCCTAGATAAATCACTCCAAACCACAGCAGCGGCGGCGTGAGTAACAGCAGCAAATAGAGCGTCGGGCGGCGGTATAAAAACGTTGAGAACCGGCGCGCCGGACGGTTACGAACTTCGGTGTAGTCCATGCCCATCTCCATCTCAGCGATCTCCCGCCAGCGCCACCATCGCATTCCTTTCCCAGCACAGGCGAACCGGTTCACCGGTATTCCGCACCGGCTGTAAAAGCTGCTCTTGCGTATTGCCCTGACTCACGAACAAACGCACACCGTTATCGATCATCACTTCATAGCGCGTTGCAGCCCCTTGGTAATGGACGTCGCGTAAAATGCCCTGAACGTGGATCTCTTCTGGCTTCGCCACATCACGCGCGAAACGAATATGCTCTGGACGGATCGAGAAGATCCCTGGCTGCCCGAGCAGAGTTTCTGCCGATGGGCCTCGAATAACGTTTGAAGTACCGACGAATTCGGCCACAAAGGCGGTTTCCGGCTGCATATAAAGCTTCTGCGGCGTATCAACCTGTTCAATTCGCCCTTTGCTAAATACCGCCACGCGATCGGACATCGACAGCGCTTCGCTTTGATCGTGGGTGACAAAAATGAAGGTGATCCCCAGTTGACGTTGGAGCTTTTTCAGCTCGGTTTGCATCTGCTCGCGTAGCTTCAGATCGAGTGCACCTAGCGGTTCATCCAGCAGCAAAACGCGTGGACGGTTCACCAGCGCACGCGCCAAAGCCACACGCTGACGCTGACCACCGGAGAGTTGGGAAGGTTTGCGCTCGCCATAATCGGCCAGCGCAACGCTGTTAAGCGCTTCACGGGCACGGCTCTGGCGCTCATTTTTAGCGATGCCTTTCACCATCAGCCCGTAGGCAATATTCTCCAGCACGCTCATGTGGGGAAATAGCGCGTAATCCTGAAACACGGTATTCACATCACGCTGATAAGGCGGTAATCCGGCGGCCTCTTGGCCTTGAATACGGATAGAGCCACTGGTTGGCTGCTCAAAGCCCGCAATTAAACGCAAACAGGTGGTTTTCCCCGAACCTGAAGGCCCTAGCAGGGAGAAAAACTCGCCCTCTTTAATCGTCAACGAAACGCGATCGACCGCATGAACGTCGCCGTAGAGTTTGGATACATCAATTAATTCAACAGAGCCGCTCATTTTTATGTTCTCCGACAAAACTGTAACAGCATCCCCCTCCCAGCCTCCCCCTTTACAGGGGGAGGAGCACACCGAACGCACAGGCAAAGACCACGCGATTCGATGCCCTTCGTTAAGAAGGTTTCAGGAGAGATAACAATGAATTACCTACCACCCATGATGGCGATATAGTCCTGCGTCCAACGGCTATACGGCACACACTGGCCTTGGCTTTCACACTTGGCCTGCGGTGTTTTCCAGAAGGCAATTTTGTCGAAGAATTTATATCCGTTCGCTTCGCAACCGTTGCCACCTAATAAGGTGCTGGCTTTACAGCCCTCAGGCACGGCTGGCAGAGAACCAAACCATGCGGCGACGTCACCTTGAACTTTTGGCGTGAGCTGCCAGTTCATCCACTTGTAGGCGCAGGTCAGATGCTTAGCCTGTGCGTGAACCATGGTGGTATCCGCCCAGCCTGTCGCGCCCTCTTTCGGGAATACCGCATTGATTGGCTGGCCTTCGTTTTTCAGGCCGTTAGCTTGGAATGGCCATGAACTACCGGCAGCAACGCCTTCGTTTTTGAAGTCACTCATCTGCACGGAAGCATCATGCCAATAGCGGTGAATCAACGGATGTTGAGTGCGAAGTAAATCGAGCACCGCCTGATATTGGGTTTCGTTCAGCTCATACGGATCTTTGATCCCTAGCTCAGGCTTGGCGGTTTTTAAGTAGAGCGCGGCATCGGCGATATAGATTGGGCCGTCATAGGCCTGTACGCGCCCTTTGTTGCTTTTACCATCCGGCAGGTTTTGTGGTTCGAAGATCACGCCCCACGTATCAGGCGCTTTTGGGAATACTTTGGTGTTGTACATCAGCAGGTTTGGCCCCCACTGATATGGGGTGCCGTAAACTTCGCCTTTAACGGTATACCACGGACCGTTGACCATACGAGGGTCGAGGTTTTTCCAATTCGGAATTAAAGCAGGATTGATCGGCTGAACGCGTTTGCCATAGATTAGGCGCAATGAGGCATCGCCGGACGCGGTAACCAGATCATAGCCGCCTTTGGCCATCAGGCTAACCATCTCATCGGAGGTCGCTGCCGTTTTGATATTGACCTTGCAGCCGGTGTCTTTTTCAAACTGGGTCACCCAGTCATAGTTTTTATCGCTTTGGCCACGTTCGATATAACCTGGCCATGTAATGATGTCGAGCTGCCCTTCTGCCGGGCCGAGCTTTTGCGGTAGTCCATCGGCCTGAGCTGTTGCAATCCCACCCAGTCCGCTGATACAGAGCGCTGAAAGCGCCGTGATAACTGTATTTTTCATTGCTATCCCCTGTCTGTGTCGTGTTGCTATTTAGTGCGGCAGATGGACTGCCTGCATTGTTATGTAATCACTTGATTCGTGCTTAAAACTGCGTTTTTACTTTCGCCATGATGTGACGCACAACGCTGTAATCCTGCAAAGCATCACCGGATAAATCCTTGCCATAGCCAGAGCGCTTGAGGCCTCCGTGCGGCATTTCACTCACCAGCGTGAAGTGGGTATTGATCCACGTGGTTCCGTACTGAAGCTGCGCCGCTAGCTGCCACGCCCGATCGATATTTTTGGTCCAAACGGAAGACGCGAGGCCGTATTCAGATTCATTCGCCCATTGCAACGCCTGCTCCAATGAATCAACCGGCGTAATACTGACGACGGGGCCAAAAACCTCACGCTGAACAATTTCATCCTGCTGCTGACAGCCTGCGAGGATCGTGGGTGGATAGAAAAAACCGGGGCCGGAATGCATCTGCGCACCGGTGATCCGTTCGATATGCGGATGACCCAACGCCCGCTCAACAAAACTAGCCACGCGGTCGCGCTGTCTGGCGCTAATAAGAGGCCCCATTTCATTTTCGCTATCGTTGCTGCGCGCATAGCGTAAAGAACTGGCTGCGTGGCCGAGAGATTCCACCAGCGCGTCATAAATTTTGCGGTCGGCGTAAACACGACAAGCCGCGGTACAATCCTGTCCGGCGTTATAGAAACCGTAGCGGCGTACTCCCGCGACCACTTCATCTAAATCGGCGTCATCGCACACGATCACCGGCGCTTTGCCGCCCAGCTCCAAATGCGTGCGTTTTACGTTCTTGACCGCCGCCTGCATGATTTTCTGCCCGGTCACGATGTCGCCGGTAAGGGAAACCATGCGTACCAGCGGATGATTTACCAGATAATTCCCCACGGTTTCGCCGCGCCCATAAACGACGTTAATTACGCCCGTTGGCACGATATGGCGTAATAAAGGGATCAGCGCCAGTGTGGAAAGTGGTGTGTGTTCGGAGGGTTTGAAGACCACGGTATTACCCGCGGCTAGCGCAGGAGCCATTTTCCATGCAGCCATCATCAAGGGATAATTCCATGGCGCAATAGATGCCACCACGCCGATAGCATCACGGCGGATCATCGAAGTATGACCTTCCAGATATTCCCCCCTAACTGCCCACGCTGACAGCGGACCGCACCGGCGAAATAGCGGAAGGTATCAATAGCGGCGGGAATATCGTCTGAAAGAGCCTGATGATAGGGTTTGCCGCAGTTAAGAGATTCAAGTTCGGCAAACATAGTGGCATGGCGTTCAATCACATCGGCAATGGCCAATAATACGGCAGCGCGTCGAGCCGGAATGGTGCGAGACCATGATAGAAAAGCGCGTTGTGCAGACTCAACGGCATCGGAAACCTGCTGGGCAGACGCTTCGGCGAGCAACAACAAAACCTCACCGCTGGCCGGATTGAGCAATTGCTCTTCTGGGCCTTCTCCTGCGACCAGCAGACCATCAATGAATTGCTGTGTGTTAAGTCCTTGCGTCGCGCTGCTCATGCTGCGTTCCTCTAGGGCAAAATTGACATTACTAAAATGTCAATTACTTGTAATTAAAATGTAAATTAATTAATTTTAGCCTAGAGCAGCCGCTAGCCAGCGGCAAATACGAAATTATGAACGCTGCATTCGATTATTTAGATACCTGATGTTTTATAGGGATATAGCGATGTCATAGCTTGCGAGCCCCACCATTCTCGCGAGCAATTTGTAGAAACGGGGTGACGAGCTCTGGTCTTGCGCTGCCGCGCCGCCATGCCAATCCCACATCCAGCGGTTCTGGCGTATCCACCAGCGTGCGGGCTTCAATCATATTTCCCTCAAGCGACCACGGGCGATAGGCCATATCAGGAAGCAGAGCGACACCAATTCCAGCCGCAACCAAGCTGCGAACGGCCTCGGTAGACGCGGTGCGCATGGCAATAGTCGGCGTCAGTTTAGCTTTCTCCCAGATACGGCGTAGATGGCTGCCCATCTCATCGGTGTTGAGCTGAATGAGCGGTTCTTTCACCACGTCGGCCAAACGGATGCTGTCGTTTTCCAGCAACGGATGCAGCGGCGGGAGCCATAAGCGATACGGCGAGTGCATCAGCACTTCGGTTTGCAGCGCATCTCGGTCTTCGAGGTTCGATAAAATAAGCACCCCGATATCAATCTCGCCGTTTACCAATAAGTGTTCGATATAGGGGCGTTCATCTTCAACCAGTTGGGTGGTGACATTGGGATACGCCGCACGAAAACGGGTGAGCATATCCACCAGAAAGTAACCAGCGACAAGGCTAGTCACGCCAATTTTTAGCGTTCCACTCAGGTTCTCGCAGCCCAGCTCCAGGCTGCGCTTGGCATTTTCAACCGTGGCGAGAATCAAATATGACTGGCGTAGAAATTGATGTCCTTGGTGGGTGAGATCCATTCCCTTCGCGTGGCGCTTAAACAATACGGCGCCAATCTCCTGTTCCAGCAACTGAATGGCCTGCGTTAGCGAGGACTGGGAAACAAAAACCGTCTGCGCAGCCGCAGAAATCGAGCCGGTTTCGGCAACGGCAATAAAATGGCGAAGCTGGCGTAAGGTCATCATGGGAAGATCATCCGTTTGGGTGCTGATGATCAAAGTGTAGACAGGAAAAGCATCTCGTTCGGTTTTATGTCAAAAGTATGACGGCGTTCGGATTTTCCGAATTCATATTTCTACTTGGGTGGGAAAACTACTGGGGGCGGGGAATATGAAAATTGCGGAGTGCTGAATAGACGAAAGCCCTGAGTCATTGCTGACTCAGGGCTTCTGAATGTGGCGGAACGGACGGGGCTCGAACCCGCGACCCCCTGCGTGACAGGCAGGTATTCTAACCAACTGAACTACCGCTCCGCGTTGTTCCTTGTGGGAACGATGCGGATAATACGGATACCGCTCTGAGTCGTCAACTGTTTTTCTAACAAAGAATTTCAACTGAGCGCTTTTTCATCTTTTTGGCTATTTTTCAACAGATTCCGCGCAAAAAACTACTCAGCTTCAGCGCGCCATAAACAGCTGCCGCCCTTCTTTTGCACCAAATCAAGCCGATGCTCATGCTCAGCTAATTCATCCGCATTGGCTCTCACCACTTTTAGCGCGTGTGCTTTACGAATTATCTTTTGTACTTCGCCTGTAGGCCTCGCTTTCTCACCTTCGCTTTCCATGGAGAATGTGAGAGACGTTTGCCCACCCGTCATCGTTAAATAGACGTCGGCCAGTATTTGGGAGTCAAGTAATGCGCCGTGCAGTGTTCGCTTGGTGTTATCTATTTCGTAGCGATTGCATAAGGCATCCAAACTGTTGCGCTTGCCGGGGAACAAGCGGCGCGCCATCACCAAGCTATCGGTGATCTTACAGAAGGTTTCCGTCTTCGGAATATCGCGATTGAGCTTACGGAACTCGTAGTCCATAAACCCGATATCAAACGGTGCATTATGAATAACCAGCTCTGCACCGCGTATGAATTCCAGAAACTCGTCGGCGATATCAGCGAAAGTCGGTTTATCCAACAGGAAATCGTCGCTGATACCGTGAACACCATAAGCCTCTGGATCGACTAAGCGATCGGGCTTGATGTAAACATGGAAGTTACGCCCCGTTAAACGACGGTTGATAACCTCAACCGCACCAATTTCAATGATTCTATGTCCTTCGTAGTGAACCCCCAGCTTATTCATACCGGTGGTTTCTGTATCGAGAACGATCTGTCGAGTTATTCCTGTGCTCATAATGTCACTTTATGTCAGACTTACGGTTTTGACTGCGGAGTAGTCTACCAGAGATGCTAAAACAGGTTGAGATTTTCACCGATGGTTCGTGCCTAGGCAACCCCGGCCCCGGTGGCTACGGTGCCATATTGCGCTACAAGCAACACGAAAAGACCCTAAGCGCAGGGTATTACCTAACTACCAACAACCGCATGGAGCTGATGGCGGCCATTGTGGCACTGGAAACGTTGAAGGATCCCTGCGAAGTGGTGCTGTGCAGCGATAGCCAATACGTTCGCCAAGGCATCACGCAGTGGATCCATAACTGGAAAAAACGCGGCTGGAAGACAGCGGATAAAAAACCGGTTAAAAATGTCGATTTATGGCAACGCCTCGACCTCGCGATTCAATCACATAAAATTGAATGGATGTGGATCAAGGGCCATGCTGGACATGTAGAGAATGAGCGCTGCGATGAATTAGCGCGTACAGCCGCAGGCTCGCCC harbors:
- a CDS encoding ABC transporter permease is translated as MDYTEVRNRPARRFSTFLYRRPTLYLLLLLTPPLLWFGVIYLGSLFTLLWQGAYTFDDFTMTVTPDFTLDNLKALFNPSNYDIIVRTLTMAILVSLACGLLAFPIAYYMARYTSGRSKAFFYIAIMMPMWASYIVKVYAWTLLLAKDGVAQWFLHYMGLEPVLAWVLGIPDIGGSTLSTSGLGRFMVFVYIWLPFMILPIQAALERLPPTLLQASADLGARPVQTFRHIVLPLAIPGIAAGSIFTFSLTLGDFIVPQLVGPPGYFIGSMVYAQQGAIGNMPMAAAFTLVPIVLIAIYLTIVKRLGAFDAL
- a CDS encoding ABC transporter ATP-binding protein translates to MSGSVELIDVSKLYGDVHAVDRVSLTIKEGEFFSLLGPSGSGKTTCLRLIAGFEQPTSGSIRIQGQEAAGLPPYQRDVNTVFQDYALFPHMSVLENIAYGLMVKGIAKNERQSRAREALNSVALADYGERKPSQLSGGQRQRVALARALVNRPRVLLLDEPLGALDLKLREQMQTELKKLQRQLGITFIFVTHDQSEALSMSDRVAVFSKGRIEQVDTPQKLYMQPETAFVAEFVGTSNVIRGPSAETLLGQPGIFSIRPEHIRFARDVAKPEEIHVQGILRDVHYQGAATRYEVMIDNGVRLFVSQGNTQEQLLQPVRNTGEPVRLCWERNAMVALAGDR
- the ydcS gene encoding putative ABC transporter substrate-binding protein YdcS, translated to MKNTVITALSALCISGLGGIATAQADGLPQKLGPAEGQLDIITWPGYIERGQSDKNYDWVTQFEKDTGCKVNIKTAATSDEMVSLMAKGGYDLVTASGDASLRLIYGKRVQPINPALIPNWKNLDPRMVNGPWYTVKGEVYGTPYQWGPNLLMYNTKVFPKAPDTWGVIFEPQNLPDGKSNKGRVQAYDGPIYIADAALYLKTAKPELGIKDPYELNETQYQAVLDLLRTQHPLIHRYWHDASVQMSDFKNEGVAAGSSWPFQANGLKNEGQPINAVFPKEGATGWADTTMVHAQAKHLTCAYKWMNWQLTPKVQGDVAAWFGSLPAVPEGCKASTLLGGNGCEANGYKFFDKIAFWKTPQAKCESQGQCVPYSRWTQDYIAIMGGR
- a CDS encoding LysR substrate-binding domain-containing protein; the protein is MMTLRQLRHFIAVAETGSISAAAQTVFVSQSSLTQAIQLLEQEIGAVLFKRHAKGMDLTHQGHQFLRQSYLILATVENAKRSLELGCENLSGTLKIGVTSLVAGYFLVDMLTRFRAAYPNVTTQLVEDERPYIEHLLVNGEIDIGVLILSNLEDRDALQTEVLMHSPYRLWLPPLHPLLENDSIRLADVVKEPLIQLNTDEMGSHLRRIWEKAKLTPTIAMRTASTEAVRSLVAAGIGVALLPDMAYRPWSLEGNMIEARTLVDTPEPLDVGLAWRRGSARPELVTPFLQIARENGGARKL
- the dnaQ gene encoding DNA polymerase III subunit epsilon; its protein translation is MSTGITRQIVLDTETTGMNKLGVHYEGHRIIEIGAVEVINRRLTGRNFHVYIKPDRLVDPEAYGVHGISDDFLLDKPTFADIADEFLEFIRGAELVIHNAPFDIGFMDYEFRKLNRDIPKTETFCKITDSLVMARRLFPGKRNSLDALCNRYEIDNTKRTLHGALLDSQILADVYLTMTGGQTSLTFSMESEGEKARPTGEVQKIIRKAHALKVVRANADELAEHEHRLDLVQKKGGSCLWRAEAE